A single window of Dermacentor albipictus isolate Rhodes 1998 colony chromosome 1, USDA_Dalb.pri_finalv2, whole genome shotgun sequence DNA harbors:
- the LOC139054574 gene encoding uncharacterized protein codes for MACSHGAVSAAQAGRGNRFFASTAEDYQVILPNLPSGRIVANTVFMHGDPRARPYRVEDYRDTLANLGALPDVLALGAYQMNHVWAVTMTSADAAQKLLTAVNVKVKDRPCLLIDPNNREVRLKLHWLLHGVTDEDIRVALTPYGKVLEVTREKWRVQGVTEKGSTTRSVGLQLHGDVKVDDIPHQLKIAGELTLVVVPGRAPLCLRCKSTGHIRRDCKVPRCSRCRRFGHEDADCPKTYASVTGPVQANDALDHLMDEADSEETAGVCQNPTTQEGTPNTPQDVLLEAPGKPDAGLLHEAVEDRSRKAAPSSTGHTFSSGAVESTPEAVPMTGIDSDSASATAKRPHEAGEKEKGPSALATDEPPAKTTPVRRLSHRLRPNTSTERKTAETPPLPP; via the coding sequence ATGGCTTGCTCCCATGGAGCGGTTTCGGCGGCTCAGGCGGGCCGCGGTAACAGGTTTTTTGCTTCTACTGCCGAAGATTATCAGGTTATTCTGCCCAATCTGCCATCCGGACGCATCGTCGCGAACACCGTTTTCATGCACGGCGACCCAAGAGCTCGGCCCTACCGTGTCGAAGACTACCGGGACACTTTGGCCAATCTAGGTGCGCTCCCCGACGTTTTGGCGTTGGGGGCGTATCAGATGAACCACGTGTGGGCTGTAACAATGACGAGTGCTGACGCCGCTCAGAAACTGCTCACCGCTGTCAACGTGAAGGTAAAAGATCGCCCATGTTTGCTCATCGATCCAAACAACCGAGAGGTACGCTTAAAGCTACACTGGTTGCTGCACGGCGTGACCGACGAAGACATTCGTGTGGCCCTGACACCCTACGGGAAAGTGCTGGAGGTGACGCGGGAGAAGTGGCGTGTGCAAGGCGTCACTGAAAAGGGCTCGACGACTCGCTCAGTTGGACTGCAATTGCATGGCGACGTCAAAGTCGACGACATTCCCCACCAGCTCAAGATAGCCGGAGAGCTGACTCTCGTCGTTGTTCCAGGCCGCGCTCCGCTCTGTCTGCGCTGCAAGAGCACCGGGCACATACGTCGGGACTGCAAAGTAcctcgctgcagtcgttgtcgccGTTTCGGCCATGAGGACGCGGATTGCCCAAAAACGTACGCCAGCGTGACCGGACCAGTCCAGGCAAACGATGCATTGGACCACCTTATGGATGAGGCAgactccgaagaaacagcaggAGTGTGCCAAAACCCGACTACTCAAGAGGGTACCCCGAACACTCCACAGGACGTCCTCCTTGAAGCTCCAGGGAAACCCGACGCCGGGCTTCTGCATGAAGCCGTGGAGGACCGGAGTAGGAAAGCTGCTCCAAGTAGTACCGGCCACACTTTTTCCAGCGGAGCTGTAGAGTCTACTCCCGAGGCAGTGCCGATGACAGGCATCGATAGCGACAGTGCCAGTGCGACCGCAAAGCGGCCCCACGAAGCAGGCGAAAAGGAGAAGGGGCCCAGCGCCCTCGCAACGGATGAGCCGCCTGCGAAAACGACTCCCGTGCGGCGTCTTTCCCATCGGCTTCGGCCGAACACTTCGACGGAGCGCAAGACGGCGGAAACGCCGCCTTTGCCTCCCTGA